One genomic segment of Myxococcales bacterium includes these proteins:
- a CDS encoding transaldolase, translating to MATLLEQLKGMTVVVADTGDIESMRKFLPRDATTNPSLIQQAAGMPEYAPIIDEALVWAKKEMGANASPIAVVKKAVDRLAVEFGLRILKIVPGRVSTEVDARLSFDTAATIEKAHSLIKMYEAAGTSRDRILIKIASTWEGIKAAEVLEKEGIHCNMTLLFGMHQAVACADAKATLISPFVGRILDWHKKEHNRDYVGAEDPGVISVSRIYAYYKQFGIKTEVMGASFRNTGEIVELAGCDLLTISPSLLAELEKTEGTLVRKLDPEKRDPKLEAMKMDQATFRAMHEQDRMANDKLAEGIAAFSKALETLETKLEARLASV from the coding sequence ATGGCCACGCTTTTGGAACAGCTCAAGGGAATGACGGTCGTCGTCGCCGACACGGGCGACATCGAGTCCATGAGGAAGTTCCTCCCGCGTGACGCGACGACGAACCCGTCGCTCATTCAGCAGGCGGCGGGCATGCCCGAATACGCGCCGATCATCGACGAGGCGCTCGTTTGGGCGAAAAAAGAGATGGGCGCCAACGCGTCGCCCATCGCCGTCGTCAAGAAGGCCGTCGATCGCCTCGCCGTCGAGTTCGGCCTGCGCATCCTCAAGATCGTCCCGGGCCGCGTCTCCACGGAGGTCGACGCGCGACTCTCCTTCGACACGGCGGCGACCATCGAGAAGGCCCACTCGCTCATCAAGATGTACGAAGCGGCCGGCACCTCGCGCGACCGCATCTTGATCAAGATCGCCTCCACCTGGGAGGGCATCAAGGCCGCCGAGGTCCTCGAGAAGGAGGGCATCCACTGCAACATGACGTTGCTCTTCGGGATGCACCAGGCGGTCGCTTGCGCCGACGCCAAGGCCACGCTCATCTCTCCCTTCGTCGGTCGCATCCTCGACTGGCACAAGAAGGAGCACAACCGCGACTACGTCGGCGCGGAAGATCCGGGCGTCATCAGCGTCTCGCGCATCTATGCGTACTACAAGCAGTTCGGCATCAAGACGGAGGTCATGGGCGCGAGCTTCCGCAACACCGGCGAGATCGTCGAGCTGGCCGGCTGCGATCTCTTGACCATCTCGCCGTCGCTTCTGGCGGAGCTCGAGAAGACCGAGGGCACGCTCGTGCGCAAGCTCGATCCAGAGAAGCGCGACCCGAAGCTCGAGGCCATGAAGATGGATCAGGCGACGTTCCGCGCCATGCACGAGCAAGATCGCATGGCGAACGACAAGCTCGCCGAGGGAATCGCCGCCTTCAGCAAGGCCCTCGAGACGCTCGAAACGAAGCTCGAAGCGCGCCTCGCGAGCGTCTAA
- a CDS encoding methionine adenosyltransferase, translated as MARYQFTSESVTEGHPDKICDQISDAILDGILAQDPKARVAGESLAKTGMVVVAGEITTSAWVDIPTIVRNTVREIGYVHSDMGFDATTCAVLSAIEKQSPDIAQGVSEGEGLYKEQGAGDQGLMFGFACDETPNLMPAPIDYAHQLALQLSQIRKMGQVDFLRPDGKTQVTLEYENDKPVRIDAIVVSSQHSESVKHKTLKEAVVDLVIDKVIPKKLMDKNTKIHVNPTGRFVVGGPMGDCGLTGRKIIVDTYGGMGRHGGGAFSGKDPSKVDRSACYYARYIAKNVVASGVARRCEVQIAYAIGVAKPVGVHVNTFGTGKVSDEKLEKYILEHFDMRPKALIDELGLLAPVYRQTAAYGHFGRAGFAWEKTNRADAIASDLMGSKVKAAPAAAKVVAKVVGKASAKTNGNGAHTNGATNGHGVKAVKAAKKPVVSAKPVVSAKPVAKVNTKAAPAPAPKAGKGKKPAKKGKMLDATN; from the coding sequence ATGGCGCGTTATCAGTTCACGTCTGAGTCCGTTACCGAAGGCCACCCGGACAAGATCTGCGATCAGATCTCGGACGCGATTCTCGACGGCATTCTTGCCCAGGACCCGAAGGCTCGCGTCGCTGGCGAGAGCCTCGCGAAGACCGGCATGGTCGTCGTCGCCGGCGAGATCACGACGTCCGCTTGGGTCGACATCCCGACCATCGTCCGCAACACGGTCCGCGAGATCGGCTACGTCCACTCGGACATGGGCTTCGACGCGACGACGTGCGCCGTCCTCTCGGCCATCGAGAAGCAGAGCCCGGACATCGCGCAGGGCGTCAGCGAAGGCGAAGGCCTCTACAAGGAGCAAGGCGCCGGCGATCAGGGCCTCATGTTCGGCTTCGCGTGCGACGAGACGCCGAACCTCATGCCCGCGCCCATCGACTACGCCCACCAGCTCGCGCTGCAGCTCTCGCAGATCCGCAAGATGGGCCAGGTTGATTTCCTCCGCCCCGACGGCAAGACGCAAGTCACCCTCGAGTACGAAAACGACAAGCCGGTGCGCATCGACGCCATCGTCGTGTCGAGCCAGCACTCGGAGTCGGTGAAGCACAAGACGCTCAAGGAAGCCGTTGTCGATCTCGTCATCGACAAGGTGATCCCCAAGAAGCTCATGGACAAGAACACGAAGATCCACGTCAACCCGACGGGTCGCTTCGTGGTCGGTGGTCCCATGGGCGACTGCGGCCTCACGGGCCGCAAGATCATCGTCGACACCTACGGCGGCATGGGCCGTCACGGTGGTGGCGCCTTCTCGGGCAAGGACCCGTCGAAGGTCGACCGCTCGGCTTGCTACTACGCGCGCTACATCGCGAAGAACGTCGTCGCCTCGGGCGTCGCGCGTCGCTGCGAAGTGCAGATCGCGTACGCCATCGGCGTCGCGAAGCCCGTCGGCGTTCACGTCAACACCTTCGGCACCGGCAAGGTCTCCGACGAGAAGCTCGAGAAGTACATCCTCGAGCACTTCGACATGCGCCCCAAGGCGCTCATCGACGAGCTCGGCCTCCTCGCGCCGGTCTACCGCCAGACGGCGGCCTACGGCCACTTCGGCCGCGCCGGCTTCGCCTGGGAGAAGACCAACCGCGCCGACGCCATCGCGTCGGACCTCATGGGCTCCAAGGTCAAGGCGGCTCCTGCGGCGGCGAAGGTTGTCGCGAAGGTCGTCGGCAAGGCCTCCGCCAAGACCAACGGCAACGGCGCTCACACCAACGGCGCGACCAACGGTCACGGCGTCAAGGCCGTGAAGGCGGCGAAGAAGCCGGTCGTCTCCGCGAAGCCCGTCGTCTCGGCGAAGCCGGTCGCGAAGGTCAACACGAAGGCCGCGCCCGCGCCCGCGCCCAAGGCCGGCAAAGGCAAGAAGCCCGCGAAGAAGGGCAAGATGCTCGACGCGACGAACTGA
- a CDS encoding methyltransferase domain-containing protein has product MATPWDRPSREYNEEWVPRFVPYLRDLVSELALDDGERVLVPCCGTGAEVVAVAREVGASHVRATELDEALAKEARARLDAAGFPDAQLSVAPAEDVSGGSWDAVVCAFGLWQLDHRVDVLRAWRGALTTKGKVGVLTWGPPEEHDPFERMMRCLAEREPALALVPPRIHSGRDSMESMFEEAGLSLVRHTVLRHTLSFPSAEAFVKALRYARGFDVAFAALDETRLGLVLARFYEEVGGPSAPLPWDPPATLAIAANPGTEVTLFSRPSLRASKPA; this is encoded by the coding sequence ATGGCCACGCCGTGGGATCGCCCCAGCCGCGAATACAACGAGGAGTGGGTGCCGCGCTTCGTTCCGTATCTTCGCGACCTCGTCTCCGAGCTGGCCCTCGACGACGGAGAGCGCGTCCTCGTCCCGTGTTGCGGCACGGGCGCCGAGGTCGTCGCCGTGGCACGGGAGGTCGGCGCCTCGCACGTTCGCGCGACGGAGCTCGACGAGGCCCTCGCCAAGGAGGCCCGCGCGCGCCTCGACGCGGCGGGCTTCCCCGACGCTCAGCTGTCCGTGGCGCCCGCTGAGGACGTCTCGGGCGGCTCTTGGGACGCCGTCGTGTGCGCCTTTGGTCTCTGGCAGCTCGACCACCGGGTCGACGTGCTCCGCGCGTGGCGCGGCGCTCTGACGACGAAGGGCAAGGTCGGCGTTCTGACCTGGGGGCCCCCCGAGGAGCACGACCCGTTCGAGCGGATGATGCGGTGCCTCGCCGAGCGCGAGCCGGCGTTGGCGCTCGTGCCGCCGCGGATTCACTCAGGCCGCGACTCGATGGAGTCCATGTTTGAAGAAGCGGGCCTCAGCCTCGTTCGCCACACGGTGCTCCGCCACACGTTGTCGTTTCCGTCGGCGGAGGCGTTCGTGAAGGCGCTCCGCTATGCGCGGGGCTTCGACGTGGCCTTTGCGGCGCTCGACGAGACGCGCCTGGGCCTCGTCCTGGCGCGATTTTACGAGGAAGTTGGCGGGCCGAGCGCGCCGCTGCCCTGGGATCCGCCGGCCACGCTGGCCATCGCCGCAAACCCCGGCACCGAGGTCACGCTCTTCTCGCGGCCGTCGCTGCGCGCCAGCAAGCCTGCCTGA
- the gcvT gene encoding glycine cleavage system aminomethyltransferase GcvT, with translation MSEQPLRRTPLYEEHKKLGGRIVPFAGWEMPVQYAGISAEHQAVRTAAGIFDVCHMGELFLRGEHARAVVNYLVTGDVMGLAVGQARYTCACNEGGTILDDLIVYRTGEEEMLVVCNASNRDKIVGVFQKASVDHCDFADESDKTALIALQGPKAFAILAGLGGEGPGLAALGSFHFKNATLAGVPCRVARTGYTGEDGVEIFCPWNDSPQLFRALMEVGTPLGLLPAGLGARDTLRLEARLSLYGNDIDETTNPLEAGLGWIVKMDKGDFVGRAALEKVKAAGLSRKLVGFEVTGRGIARHGYPLRDLEGKEVGLCTSGSPAPTVGKNIGLGYLPAAMAAIGTKFFVDCRGKNIEAVVVPVPFYKAKKA, from the coding sequence ATGAGCGAACAACCCCTCCGTCGAACGCCCCTCTACGAAGAGCACAAGAAGCTCGGGGGCCGAATCGTGCCCTTCGCCGGTTGGGAGATGCCCGTCCAATACGCCGGCATCTCCGCCGAGCACCAAGCGGTGCGCACGGCCGCCGGGATCTTCGACGTCTGCCACATGGGCGAGCTGTTCTTGCGCGGCGAGCATGCGCGCGCCGTCGTGAACTACCTCGTCACCGGTGACGTCATGGGCCTCGCGGTCGGCCAGGCGCGTTACACCTGCGCTTGCAACGAGGGAGGCACGATCCTCGACGACCTCATCGTCTACCGCACCGGCGAAGAAGAGATGCTCGTCGTCTGCAACGCGTCGAACCGCGACAAGATCGTGGGCGTGTTCCAGAAGGCGTCGGTCGACCACTGCGACTTCGCCGACGAGAGCGACAAGACGGCGCTCATCGCCCTCCAGGGCCCCAAGGCCTTCGCCATCTTGGCGGGCCTCGGTGGCGAGGGCCCCGGCCTCGCGGCGCTCGGGAGCTTCCACTTCAAGAACGCCACGCTCGCCGGCGTCCCATGCCGAGTCGCCCGCACCGGTTACACAGGCGAAGACGGCGTCGAGATCTTCTGCCCCTGGAACGATTCGCCCCAGCTCTTCCGCGCCCTCATGGAAGTCGGCACGCCGCTGGGCCTCTTGCCCGCGGGCCTTGGCGCCCGCGACACGCTCCGCCTCGAAGCGCGCTTGTCGCTCTACGGCAACGACATCGACGAGACGACCAACCCCCTCGAGGCGGGCCTCGGTTGGATCGTCAAGATGGACAAGGGCGACTTCGTCGGTCGCGCGGCCCTCGAGAAGGTGAAGGCCGCGGGCCTTTCGCGAAAGCTCGTGGGCTTCGAGGTCACGGGCCGCGGCATCGCACGTCACGGCTACCCGCTGCGCGATCTCGAAGGCAAAGAGGTCGGCCTCTGCACGAGCGGCAGCCCGGCGCCGACCGTCGGCAAGAACATCGGCCTCGGCTACTTGCCGGCCGCGATGGCCGCCATCGGTACGAAGTTCTTCGTCGACTGCCGCGGCAAGAACATCGAAGCCGTTGTCGTGCCCGTGCCGTTCTACAAGGCGAAGAAGGCCTGA
- the gcvH gene encoding glycine cleavage system protein GcvH has translation MSNQFPADLKYTKDHEWAKTSATEMVVGITQFAVEQLGDITLVSFDAKEGDTIEKGKAFGTIESVKTLSDLYAPVSGKIVRLNRDLESKPELVNEDCYGKAWMVAIAPSGDAGDLMDVAAYSAHVAASG, from the coding sequence ATGTCGAACCAGTTCCCGGCGGACCTCAAGTACACCAAAGACCACGAGTGGGCGAAGACGAGCGCGACCGAGATGGTCGTCGGCATCACGCAGTTCGCCGTGGAGCAGCTCGGCGACATCACGCTCGTGAGCTTCGACGCCAAAGAGGGCGACACGATCGAGAAGGGCAAAGCCTTCGGCACCATCGAGAGCGTCAAGACGCTCAGCGATCTCTACGCGCCGGTCTCCGGGAAGATCGTCCGCCTGAACCGCGACCTCGAATCAAAGCCCGAGCTGGTCAACGAAGACTGCTACGGCAAAGCGTGGATGGTCGCCATCGCGCCCTCTGGCGACGCGGGCGACCTCATGGACGTGGCGGCCTATTCGGCGCACGTCGCCGCGAGCGGCTGA